A genomic region of Vigna radiata var. radiata cultivar VC1973A unplaced genomic scaffold, Vradiata_ver6 scaffold_86, whole genome shotgun sequence contains the following coding sequences:
- the LOC106754246 gene encoding uncharacterized protein LOC106754246 encodes MGEEGCECRPLGFLIGLPFALLALILSLVGAVIWVFGSILSCLCPCCICCAGLANLAVSLVKLPVKVLRWFTRQIPC; translated from the exons ATGGGAGAAGAAGGTTGCGAGTGCAGACCACTTGGTTTTTTGATCGGATTGCCCTTTGCTCTCTTGGCCTTGATTTTATCTCTGGTTGGTGCAGTTATCTGGGTTTTTGG ATCTATATTGAGTTGCTTGTGTCCATGTTGCATTTGCTGCGCGGGATTGGCTAATTTGGCTGTGAGTCTGGTAAAGCTTCCGGTGAAAGTTCTGAGATGGTTCACTCGACAAATTCCTTGCTAG
- the LOC106754210 gene encoding dnaJ homolog subfamily B member 13, translating to MGVNYYDILQVDRDAKDEDLKRAYKRLAMKWHPDKNLTNKEDAESMFKQVSEAYEVLSDPHKRALFDSTLKARVEPAADAGASGDGGPTRYQNPLPKAPPMECKVPCTLEELYKGIAKEVKISRSIIQAPGQRKLVEEVFLVQLQPGWKKGTKLTYLEKGYELENHRPADLVLFIYEELHRVYTRDRDDLVVTQKISLVEALTGYTVKLVTLDGRNLTVPIDQIIHPEYEKVVEREGMPLPKEPKKKGNLRIKFKITFPDDLTPYQKLEMKKLLSD from the exons ATGGGTGTTAATTACTACGACATCCTTCAGGTCGATAGGGATGCTAAGGATGAGGACCTGAAGAGAGCGTACAAGAGACTCGCCATGAAATGGCACCCCGACAAAAATCTCACGAATAAGGAAGACGCTGAATCCATGTTTAAACAAGTATCTGAAGCGTATGAG GTTTTAAGTGATCCCCACAAAAGGGCACTTTTTGATTCTACTCTAAAAGCTCGGGTGGAACCTGCTGCTGATGCTGGTGCATCTGGTGATGGTGGACCCACCCGATACCAGAACCCGCTCCCCAAAGCACCTCCAATGGAGTGCAAGGTGCCTTGTACTCTGGAGGAGCTATATAAGGGAATCGCTAAGGAGGTGAAAATAAGTCGATCCATCATACAGGCCCCAGG GCAACGTAAGCTGGTGGAAGAGGTATTCTTAGTGCAATTGCAGCCTGGTTGGAAGAAGGGCACGAAGCTGACGTATCTGGAGAAGGGATATGAACTGGAAAATCACAGACCAGCTGATCTTGTTCTGTTTATATATGAAGAACTTCACAGAGTTTATACTAGAGATAGAGACGACCTTGTAGTGACCCAGAAGATATCTCTTGTGGAAGCCTTGACAGGGTACACTGTGAAGCTGGTCACCCTTGATGGAAGAAACTTAACTGTGCCTATCGACCAAATTATTCATCCTGAATatgaaaaggttgttgaaagagAAGGAATGCCTCTCCCAAAGGAGCCAAAAAAGAAGGGAAACTTGAGGATAAAGTTCAAAATCACATTCCCAGACGACCTCACTCCTTACCAGAAGCTCGAAATGAAGAAGCTTTTGAGTGATTGA